A genomic stretch from Seriola aureovittata isolate HTS-2021-v1 ecotype China chromosome 13, ASM2101889v1, whole genome shotgun sequence includes:
- the LOC130180566 gene encoding nanos homolog 1-like — protein sequence MDFLDRGYLDARSPYDYTFNFWNDYLGLSTLVAKNKINSQSCSPNSITESLKATLGLEDDSPVCSCVIGHGRDSDGHLDCCCAAPGSPPISIYDLKERISLLRPYEHLAGDSPLGDRDSPSYRGSFSGLDLLSMERRRKQTQRGKPEPKVCVFCRNNGAPEEVYGTHILKTADGRVLCPILRAYTCPLCSANGDNAHTIKYCPLSKDQPSQRVVRGGRAVGKRLKIF from the coding sequence ATGGATTTCTTAGACCGCGGCTACCTGGACGCGCGGTCTCCCTATGATTACACTTTTAATTTCTGGAACGACTACCTCGGCCTGTCGACACTTGTGGCCAAAAATAAGATCAACAGCCAGTCCTGCAGCCCCAACTCCATCACCGAGTCTCTTAAAGCGACTCTGGGCTTGGAGGACGATTCCCCGGTTTGTTCCTGCGTAATTGGGCACGGCAGGGACAGCGACGGACACTTGGACTGCTGCTGCGCGGCCCCGGGCTCCCCGCCGATCTCCATTTACGATCTCAAGGAGCGTATCTCGCTTCTCAGGCCGTACGAGCACCTCGCTGGCGACTCGCCGCTGGGAGACAGAGATTCACCCTCCTACAGGGGAAGCTTCTCCGGCCTCGACCTGCTCTCCATGGAGCGAAGGCGCAAACAGACTCAGAGGGGAAAGCCGGAGCCAAAGGTGTGCGTCTTCTGTCGGAATAACGGCGCGCCGGAGGAGGTTTACGGCACCCACATCCTGAAGACAGCGGACGGCAGGGTCCTGTGCCCCATCCTCCGGGCATACACCTGCCCCCTCTGCAGTGCCAACGGCGACAATGCGCACACCATCAAGTACTGCCCGCTCTCTAAAGACCAGCCGAGCCAGAGAGTGGTGCGGGGGGGCAGGGCGGTTGGTAAAAGGCTGAAAATCTTCTAA